A single region of the Solwaraspora sp. WMMD791 genome encodes:
- the cobF gene encoding precorrin-6A synthase (deacetylating), translating to MREILVIGIGAGDPDQLTAEAVAAIRRVDVFFLVDKGPVKQDLTALRQEILRRHTDGAYRLVEIPDPERDRTAAAYPAAVEDWRRRRADRFARHLVEDLPDGGCGAFLVWGDPALYDSTLAILDDLRERGVVEFDHQVIPGISSIATLTARHRIALNRIGRPVQITTGRRLVDDGFPAGVDDLVVMLDAQCAFTRFTADDRVDIYWGAYLGTPDEILVAGPVHEVAEQIVTARAEARRRKGWIMDTYLLRRCALPG from the coding sequence GTGCGAGAGATTCTTGTGATCGGCATCGGGGCCGGTGACCCCGACCAGTTGACCGCAGAGGCGGTCGCCGCGATCCGCCGGGTGGACGTGTTCTTCCTCGTCGACAAGGGCCCGGTCAAGCAGGACCTGACCGCCCTGCGGCAGGAGATCCTGCGCCGGCACACCGACGGGGCGTACCGGCTGGTCGAGATCCCGGACCCGGAGCGGGACCGGACCGCGGCGGCCTACCCGGCGGCGGTCGAGGACTGGCGGCGCCGACGCGCCGACCGCTTCGCCCGGCACCTGGTCGAGGACCTGCCCGACGGCGGCTGCGGCGCCTTCCTGGTCTGGGGCGACCCCGCGCTGTACGACAGCACCCTCGCCATCCTCGACGACCTTCGTGAGCGCGGCGTCGTCGAATTCGACCACCAGGTCATCCCGGGGATCAGCAGCATCGCGACCCTGACCGCCCGGCACCGGATCGCACTGAACCGGATCGGCCGGCCGGTGCAGATCACCACTGGCCGCCGCCTCGTCGACGACGGCTTCCCCGCCGGCGTCGACGACCTGGTCGTGATGCTCGACGCGCAGTGCGCCTTCACCCGGTTCACCGCCGACGACCGGGTGGACATCTACTGGGGCGCCTACCTGGGCACCCCGGACGAGATCCTGGTCGCCGGCCCGGTGCACGAGGTCGCCGAGCAGATCGTCACCGCGCGCGCCGAGGCGCGCCGCCGCAAGGGCTGGATCATGGACACCTATCTGCTCCGCCGATGCGCGCTGCCCGGCTGA
- a CDS encoding DUF916 domain-containing protein: protein MSAPPTRRPPRRHTVIGLLAAGLLTLIGATPAAAQSASPAPADAVTWAVQPSGPDGPTGRNYFVYDLPPGTEITDHVGISNLGDQDQTFTVYGTDGFLTDDGAFALLPADEPATDVGTWVHFDQREFVVPAGQRRDIEFRLSVPANATPGDHAGGIIGSLVQVRTAADGQQVAVDQRVAARIYLRVDGPVQPSISVESMSIDYDDPLNPLGDGDAVVTYQVRNTGNIRVGGTGTVLLAGPLGWDLARTDPVDLPELLPGSTFTVTERITGVPPALRLTATVDLAPTTVDEALPPVTRTASVWAPPWLLLAAIAVLAGWLAVRRWRTGRAAATTDQATDPAVVPAADRAAEPAQTPAPLGDPATTGPATTAAS from the coding sequence ATGTCCGCCCCGCCCACCCGCCGCCCGCCCCGTCGCCACACCGTCATCGGCCTGCTGGCGGCCGGCCTGCTCACGCTGATCGGCGCCACCCCGGCCGCCGCGCAGTCGGCCAGCCCGGCCCCGGCCGACGCGGTGACCTGGGCGGTGCAACCGTCCGGCCCGGACGGGCCGACCGGACGCAACTACTTCGTCTACGACCTGCCCCCCGGCACCGAGATCACCGACCACGTCGGGATCAGCAACCTCGGTGACCAGGATCAGACCTTCACCGTGTACGGCACCGACGGGTTCCTCACCGACGACGGCGCGTTCGCCCTGCTTCCAGCCGACGAACCGGCCACCGACGTCGGCACCTGGGTCCACTTCGACCAACGTGAGTTCGTCGTGCCGGCCGGCCAGCGGCGGGACATCGAGTTCCGGCTGAGCGTGCCGGCCAACGCCACTCCGGGCGACCACGCCGGCGGGATCATCGGCTCGCTGGTCCAGGTCCGTACCGCTGCCGACGGCCAGCAAGTCGCCGTCGACCAGCGGGTGGCCGCCCGGATCTACCTGCGGGTCGACGGGCCGGTCCAGCCGTCGATCAGCGTCGAGTCGATGAGCATCGACTACGACGACCCGCTCAACCCGCTCGGCGACGGCGACGCCGTCGTCACCTACCAGGTCCGCAACACCGGCAACATCCGCGTCGGCGGCACCGGCACGGTGCTGCTGGCCGGCCCGCTGGGCTGGGACCTGGCCCGCACCGACCCGGTCGACCTGCCCGAACTGCTGCCCGGCAGCACCTTCACGGTGACCGAGCGGATCACCGGCGTACCGCCGGCGCTGCGGCTGACCGCCACCGTCGACCTCGCCCCGACCACCGTGGACGAGGCACTGCCACCGGTGACCCGGACAGCGAGCGTCTGGGCACCGCCGTGGCTGCTGCTCGCCGCGATCGCCGTACTCGCCGGTTGGCTCGCCGTCCGGCGGTGGCGCACCGGCCGCGCGGCCGCGACCACCGACCAGGCCACCGACCCGGCGGTGGTGCCTGCCGCCGACCGGGCCGCCGAGCCGGCGCAGACCCCGGCGCCGCTTGGCGACCCGGCCACCACCGGCCCGGCGACCACCGCGGCGTCATGA
- a CDS encoding SDR family oxidoreductase, whose translation MDTPLTGRTALVAGATRGAGRQIAVQLGAAGATVYVTGRTTRERRSEMDRPETIEETAELVDAAGGVGIAVPTDHLEPDQVQALVERIDHEQGRLDVLVNDIWGADHLTDFESPVWKQPLDRGLRSLRLAIDTHLITSHYALPLLIRQPGGLVVEMTDGTADYNGTHYRESIFYDTAKNAVLRLAFAQAQELRPYGATAVALSPGWIRSEAMLEHFEVTEANWRDGTAKDPHFAISETPVLVGRAVAALAADPQVSRFTGQSLSSGQLAKEYGFTDVDGSQPDAYRYIVEVVETGRPADTTGYR comes from the coding sequence ATGGACACACCACTGACTGGTAGGACCGCGCTGGTGGCCGGGGCGACCCGGGGCGCCGGCCGGCAGATCGCGGTTCAACTCGGCGCCGCCGGTGCCACCGTCTACGTCACTGGGCGGACCACCCGCGAACGGCGTTCGGAGATGGATCGCCCGGAGACCATCGAGGAGACCGCCGAGCTGGTCGACGCCGCTGGCGGCGTCGGCATCGCGGTCCCCACCGACCATCTGGAGCCCGACCAGGTTCAGGCGCTGGTCGAGCGGATCGATCACGAACAGGGCCGGCTGGACGTGCTGGTCAACGACATCTGGGGGGCCGACCACCTGACCGACTTCGAATCACCGGTGTGGAAGCAGCCGCTGGACCGTGGCCTACGGTCGCTGCGGCTGGCGATCGACACCCACCTGATCACCAGCCACTACGCGCTGCCCCTGCTGATCCGCCAGCCGGGTGGGCTGGTCGTGGAGATGACCGACGGCACCGCCGACTACAACGGCACCCACTACCGGGAGTCGATCTTCTACGACACCGCCAAGAACGCCGTCCTGCGGCTGGCCTTCGCCCAGGCGCAGGAGCTGCGGCCGTACGGGGCGACCGCGGTGGCGCTCAGCCCCGGCTGGATTCGGTCCGAGGCGATGCTGGAGCACTTCGAGGTGACCGAGGCGAACTGGCGCGACGGCACCGCCAAGGATCCGCACTTCGCCATCTCCGAGACACCGGTCCTGGTCGGCCGGGCGGTCGCCGCATTGGCGGCCGACCCCCAGGTGTCCCGGTTCACCGGACAGTCGCTGTCCAGCGGGCAACTGGCGAAGGAGTACGGCTTCACCGACGTCGACGGCAGCCAGCCGGACGCGTACCGCTACATCGTCGAGGTGGTGGAGACGGGCCGGCCGGCGGACACCACCGGCTACCGCTGA
- a CDS encoding WYL domain-containing protein, translating into MRAARLISLVLLLQARESMTAAELARELEVSERTIYRDVLALSAAGVPVYADQGRAGGYRLLDGYRTRLTGLSRAEAESLFLSGLPGPAGDMGLAEALGVAQLKVTAALPAGLRDAADRARQRFHLDAPGWFRSAQPPPALAALARAVWQDQVVRLGYRRGDAEVSRTVAPYGLVLKNGGWYLVAAVADDHRIYRVDRIATVVATGATFTRTAGFDLGQLWARRSAEFVRRVLATEITVRLSPAGLRALRWAVEEPAARVAVASAGPPDGQGWVHTRLPVESPDVAFSQLQALGPEVEVLAPTALRDRMRAAAARLTALYAAD; encoded by the coding sequence ATGCGCGCTGCCCGGCTGATCTCGCTGGTCCTGCTGCTGCAGGCACGGGAATCGATGACCGCTGCGGAGCTGGCCCGCGAGCTGGAGGTTTCGGAGCGCACCATCTACCGCGACGTGCTGGCGCTGTCCGCCGCCGGGGTGCCGGTCTACGCCGACCAGGGCCGGGCGGGCGGATACCGGCTGCTGGACGGATACCGGACCCGGTTGACCGGGCTCAGCCGGGCCGAAGCCGAATCGCTGTTCCTGTCCGGGTTGCCGGGACCGGCCGGGGACATGGGTCTGGCCGAGGCGCTCGGGGTGGCCCAGTTGAAGGTGACGGCCGCACTGCCGGCCGGGCTACGCGACGCCGCCGACCGGGCCCGGCAGCGGTTCCACCTGGACGCGCCGGGGTGGTTCCGGTCGGCGCAGCCACCGCCCGCGCTGGCCGCGCTGGCCCGCGCCGTCTGGCAGGACCAGGTGGTACGGCTGGGCTACCGCCGGGGTGACGCCGAAGTGTCGCGGACGGTGGCGCCGTACGGTCTGGTACTCAAGAACGGCGGCTGGTACCTGGTGGCGGCCGTCGCCGACGATCACCGGATCTACCGGGTGGACCGGATCGCCACGGTCGTCGCGACCGGCGCGACGTTCACCCGGACGGCCGGGTTCGACCTGGGACAGCTGTGGGCGCGGCGGTCGGCCGAGTTCGTCCGCCGGGTGCTCGCGACGGAGATCACCGTACGGTTGAGTCCGGCCGGCCTGCGGGCGCTGCGCTGGGCGGTCGAGGAGCCGGCCGCCCGGGTGGCGGTGGCGTCGGCCGGGCCACCCGACGGGCAGGGCTGGGTGCACACCCGACTGCCCGTCGAGTCGCCCGACGTGGCGTTCAGCCAGTTGCAGGCCCTCGGGCCGGAGGTGGAGGTGCTCGCGCCGACGGCGCTGCGGGACCGGATGCGCGCTGCCGCCGCCCGGCTCACCGCCCTCTACGCCGCCGACTGA
- a CDS encoding HtaA domain-containing protein has translation MISTRAGALGRRSATWAAAAVLGATTALVGAAPAVAAPADITEGSLNWGFKASFRNYVSLGNGTPPIAASDGASINPDGTFAFPATGGSYDAETGETNATYGGTIVFSYPAHMFTITMANPTVVVTSGTAVLKADVELESTAFPPVDVTQATIADLTTTAANPVADSDAITGTALAAVLTDEGASAFAGFYAAGETLDPVSFTAATSGGGEPGAPSVTVTPDSGVDPAGATISVAGSGFDPEANNAAGIYVSFGPKVDDHWTNASVLQVTKWVNTTNTPTEARDTMNPDGSFSTTLPISARYTDRNGNAVDCTVTQCYVITFAARGSADRSQDTFTPVDFAAPAGGGDASQQIAATVLAGGPLTLSVAGSSVTLPAVANGAVTSGALNTATVSDLRGTNAGWSLVGQVGDFLATGDATIAADNLGWVPSASPVDDPLVGATGTVTPGAVAEPGAGLGTARALCTSAAGASAGSFTCGAQLNLGVPAAAVPGDYTATLTLTLS, from the coding sequence ATGATCTCAACCAGAGCAGGTGCTCTGGGGCGACGGTCGGCGACCTGGGCGGCAGCAGCCGTACTTGGTGCCACGACCGCACTCGTCGGCGCCGCACCCGCCGTGGCCGCCCCGGCCGACATCACCGAGGGAAGCCTGAACTGGGGCTTCAAGGCGTCGTTCCGCAACTACGTCTCGCTGGGCAACGGCACTCCGCCGATCGCGGCGAGTGACGGTGCGTCGATCAACCCCGACGGCACCTTCGCCTTCCCCGCCACCGGTGGCAGCTACGACGCCGAGACCGGGGAGACGAACGCCACGTACGGGGGCACCATCGTCTTCTCCTACCCGGCGCACATGTTCACCATCACCATGGCCAACCCGACGGTGGTCGTCACCAGCGGCACCGCGGTACTCAAGGCCGACGTCGAGCTGGAGAGCACCGCCTTCCCGCCGGTCGACGTCACCCAGGCCACGATTGCCGACCTCACCACCACCGCGGCCAACCCGGTCGCCGACTCCGACGCCATCACCGGCACCGCCCTGGCCGCGGTCCTGACCGACGAGGGCGCCAGCGCATTCGCCGGCTTCTACGCCGCCGGTGAGACGCTCGACCCGGTCTCCTTCACCGCAGCCACCTCCGGTGGCGGTGAGCCGGGCGCGCCGTCGGTGACCGTCACCCCGGACTCCGGCGTCGACCCGGCCGGCGCGACGATCTCCGTCGCCGGCAGCGGCTTCGACCCCGAGGCCAACAACGCCGCCGGCATCTACGTGTCGTTCGGCCCGAAGGTCGACGACCACTGGACCAACGCCAGCGTGCTGCAGGTCACCAAGTGGGTGAACACCACCAACACGCCGACCGAGGCCCGGGACACGATGAACCCGGACGGCTCGTTCAGCACCACCCTGCCGATCAGCGCCCGGTACACCGACCGCAACGGCAACGCGGTCGACTGCACCGTCACCCAGTGCTACGTGATCACGTTCGCGGCACGTGGTTCCGCCGACCGCAGCCAGGACACCTTCACCCCGGTCGACTTCGCGGCCCCGGCCGGTGGCGGCGACGCCAGCCAGCAGATCGCCGCGACCGTCCTGGCCGGCGGACCGCTCACGCTGAGCGTGGCCGGCTCGTCGGTCACCCTGCCTGCGGTGGCCAACGGCGCGGTCACCAGCGGTGCGCTGAACACCGCCACCGTGTCCGACCTGCGCGGCACCAACGCCGGCTGGAGCCTGGTCGGCCAGGTCGGTGACTTCCTCGCCACCGGTGACGCGACCATCGCCGCGGACAACCTCGGCTGGGTGCCGAGCGCGTCCCCGGTGGACGACCCGCTGGTCGGGGCGACCGGCACCGTGACCCCCGGTGCGGTGGCCGAACCAGGCGCGGGCCTGGGCACCGCCCGGGCGCTGTGCACCTCGGCGGCCGGCGCCAGCGCCGGCAGCTTCACCTGCGGCGCGCAGCTCAATCTCGGCGTACCGGCCGCGGCGGTGCCGGGTGACTACACCGCGACCCTGACGCTGACCCTGTCCTGA
- a CDS encoding RICIN domain-containing protein, whose protein sequence is MVVTGAAVGLTPASAATVDTSAWYVLVSRHSGKAIDLYNWATSDGAPIVQWTRNDLAVQQWQFVDAGNGYYKIRSRHSGKFLELPNANDGTQLIQNADNGTTRQHFGVRDSDSGYVRFVNRHTSKALDVWEWSTADGGIISQYQDVGGWNQQWQMVRVGSGDPPPTTPPPAGGCGSGAFNAEAVLNGSTWTARNGGSTLYTGSSMLSAMQAAVNSLSAGRTSKQKVIVRGSGSISAGSRLSLPSYTTLEVCGTVNVTGSGSGDQAVVYARGVTDVEVTRLNITGSPLYGIFIRNGNNITLGQIDIRVTAGLGIRIDNHGDRSQRSRNVRIDNVYVQGTSAHGVETYGVDGLTVGTVTARNTGYSGLLLNDTINATVGTVDAQGAGTGTGYAGFRMANRNGRVGDSYPTNIRVGTVVARGGGRGIFCVSESGGAVIDRIDISGTGSNSILLENCYNVNIAAVSGTVNGSDVRIASRTEFPVSRDITLQNLTLTNSRITESPCGQNIVIRNIVLNNSTISRC, encoded by the coding sequence ATGGTCGTCACCGGCGCCGCGGTCGGCTTGACGCCCGCATCCGCCGCCACCGTCGACACCAGCGCCTGGTACGTGCTGGTCAGCCGGCACAGCGGCAAGGCGATCGACCTGTACAACTGGGCCACCTCCGACGGTGCCCCGATCGTCCAGTGGACCCGTAACGACCTGGCGGTCCAGCAGTGGCAGTTCGTCGACGCCGGCAACGGCTACTACAAGATCCGGTCCCGGCACAGCGGCAAGTTCCTGGAGCTGCCGAACGCCAACGACGGCACCCAGCTGATCCAGAACGCCGACAATGGCACCACCCGCCAGCACTTCGGGGTCCGCGACTCCGACAGCGGCTACGTCCGCTTCGTCAACCGGCACACCAGCAAGGCCCTGGACGTGTGGGAGTGGTCGACCGCCGACGGCGGGATCATCTCCCAGTATCAGGATGTCGGCGGCTGGAACCAGCAGTGGCAGATGGTCCGGGTCGGCAGCGGCGACCCGCCGCCGACCACCCCGCCACCGGCCGGCGGCTGTGGCTCCGGCGCGTTCAACGCCGAGGCCGTCCTGAACGGATCCACCTGGACCGCTCGCAACGGCGGCAGCACCCTCTACACCGGTAGCAGCATGCTGTCGGCCATGCAGGCGGCGGTGAACAGCCTGTCGGCCGGGCGCACCAGCAAGCAGAAGGTGATCGTCCGGGGCTCCGGATCGATCAGCGCCGGCTCCCGGCTGTCCCTGCCGTCGTACACCACGCTCGAGGTCTGCGGCACCGTCAACGTGACCGGTTCCGGCTCCGGCGACCAGGCCGTGGTGTACGCCCGGGGCGTCACCGACGTCGAGGTCACCCGCCTGAACATCACCGGCAGCCCGCTGTACGGGATCTTCATCCGCAACGGCAACAACATCACCCTCGGCCAGATCGACATCCGGGTCACCGCCGGTCTGGGCATCCGGATCGACAACCACGGCGACCGCAGCCAGCGCTCCCGCAACGTCCGGATCGACAACGTGTACGTGCAGGGCACCAGCGCGCACGGGGTCGAGACGTACGGTGTGGACGGGTTGACCGTCGGCACCGTCACCGCCCGCAACACCGGATACTCCGGGCTGCTGCTCAACGACACCATCAATGCGACGGTCGGCACGGTGGACGCTCAGGGTGCCGGTACCGGCACCGGGTACGCCGGGTTCCGGATGGCCAACCGCAACGGCCGGGTCGGCGACAGCTACCCGACGAACATCCGGGTCGGAACGGTCGTCGCGCGCGGCGGCGGGCGGGGCATCTTCTGCGTGTCCGAGTCCGGCGGCGCGGTCATCGACCGGATCGACATCTCCGGTACGGGGAGCAACTCGATCCTGTTGGAGAACTGCTACAACGTGAACATCGCCGCGGTCTCCGGCACGGTCAACGGCTCGGACGTGCGGATCGCCTCGCGTACCGAGTTCCCGGTGTCGCGCGACATCACGCTGCAGAACCTGACCCTGACCAACTCACGGATCACCGAGAGCCCTTGCGGGCAGAACATCGTGATCCGCAACATCGTGCTGAACAACTCGACGATCAGCCGCTGCTGA